A stretch of the Macaca mulatta isolate MMU2019108-1 chromosome 14, T2T-MMU8v2.0, whole genome shotgun sequence genome encodes the following:
- the LRRC55 gene encoding leucine-rich repeat-containing protein 55, translating to MLRSSTFTDSGPRCSCLPVSQTLHSMDTVLMGSLQHCCCQLPKMGDTWAQLPWPGPPQAAMLLVSLLLAAGLMHSDAGTSCPVLCTCHNQVVDCSSQRLFSVPPDLPMDTQNLSLAHNRITAVPPGYLTCYMELRVLDLRNNSLMELPRGLFLHAKRLAHLDLSYNNFSHVPADMFQEAHGLVHIDLSHNPWLRRVHPQAFQGLVQLRDLDLSYGGLASLSLEALEGLPGLVTLQIGGNPWVCGCTMEPLLKWLRNRIQRCTADSQLAECRGPPEVEGAPLFSLTEESFKACHLTLTLDDYLFIAFVGFVVSIASVATNFLLGITANCCHRWSKASEEEEI from the exons ATGCTCAGAAGCTCCACCTTCACAGACTCTGGCCCCAGATGTAGCTGCCTTCCTGTGTCACAGACTCTCCATTCCATGGACACAGTCCTCATGGGCTCCCTCCAGCACTGCTGTTGCCAGCTGCCTAAGATGGGTGACACTTGGGCCCAGCTTCCCTGGCCCGGGCCACCCCAAGCGGCAATGCTGTTGGTCTCCCTCCTCTTGGCAGCCGGGTTGATGCACTCGGACGCTGGCACAAGCTGCCCAGTCCTTTGCACATGCCATAACCAGGTGGTGGACTGCAGCAGCCAGCGGCTATTCTCCGTGCCCCCAGACCTGCCAATGGACACCCAGAACCTCAGCCTGGCCCACAACCGCATCACAGCGGTGCCGCCTGGCTACCTCACATGCTACATGGAGCTCCGGGTGCTGGATTTGCGCAACAACTCCTTAATGGAACTGCCCCGGGGCCTCTTCCTCCATGCCAAGCGCTTGGCACACTTGGATCTGAGCTACAACAACTTCAGCCACGTGCCAGCTGACATGTTCCAGGAGGCCCATGGGCTGGTCCACATCGACCTGAGCCACAACCCCTGGCTGCGGAGGGTGCACCCCCAGGCCTTCCAGGGCCTCGTGCAGCTCCGAGACCTGGACCTCAGCTATGGGGGCCTGGCCTCCCTCAGCCTGGAGGCTCTTGAGGGCCTACCAGGGCTGGTGACCTTGCAGATCGGCGGCAATCCCTGGGTGTGCGGCTGCACCATGGAGCCCCTTCTGAAGTGGCTGCGAAACCGGATCCAGCGCTGTACAGCAG ATTCTCAGCTGGCTGAGTGCCGGGGCCCCCCTGAAGTCGAGGGCGCCCCGCTCTTCTCACTCACTGAGGAGAGCTTCAAGGCCTGCCACCTGACCCTGACTCTGGACGATTACCTATTCATTGCATTCGTGGGCTTCGTGGTCTCCATCGCCTCTGTGGCCACCAACTTCCTCCTGGGCATCACCGCCAACTGCTGCCACCGCTGGAGTAAGGCCAGTGAAGAGGAAGAGATCTGA